The Phycisphaerae bacterium region TGGATTTCCTGACAGCCACGTCAGGGTTCCTGTCGCGAGGCCGGTGGTTGGCGCCTGCCGCAGGATGCCGTTCGCGGCTCAGTTCTCCAGGGCCATTTCGGCGAGTTTGGCCTGTTCGGTGTGAGGAGCCAGTTCCAGGACGGCCTTCCACGACGCCCGCGCCCGGTCCACCATGCCGATGTTCTCGAGGGCCTGGGCAAGAGCCACCCTGACCCGCACGTCGCCGCCGTTGCGTTTAAGGGAGTTCTCAAACTCCTCGACGGCGAGGTAGTAGCTCTGCTGGTTGGCGTAGATGAGGCCCAACTGGTAGTGCAGATCGGCGTAGGACGGTTCGAGGGTCACCGCCTGCTCGAGGCACGAGCGGGCCCGGTCGGTCTCGCCGAGTTCAAAGAGGCTCAGGCCGAGCTTGACCATGGCCTTGACGTAGTGCGGGTTGATCGCCACCGCCTCCTCGAAGGCTCCAATGGCCTGGGCGGTGTGGCCCTGTGCCTTTAAGAGCAGGCCGTAGCGGTAGTGCCAGTCGGCGCGGTTCGGGCACTGCTGGAGGGCCTCGGAGAACCGGTCGGTCTGGATGCGCAAGAGTTCCGAGCCGGTCTCGGCGGGATCGCCGTCGTCCTTGAGGTAGGCCTGTGCCTTTTCGGCGGCCGAGGCCTTGAGCTCCAGTTTGGCGATCTCGCCGAAGAGCATGGTAGTGTTGGGTTCGACGGCCACGGCCAGGTCGATGGTCTCGGCGGCCCGATCGGTCCATCCGGCGTGCTGCTGGGCCACCGCCAGACCGACGTAGGCGTTCAGCAGGCGGTCGTTGGTTTCCACGGCGCGGCTGAAGGTCTCCGCCGCTTCGATGTACCGTCCCATCCGCAGATGGTGGGTGCCGAACTTGACGATGGCCTCGAGGTAGTTCGGATGCAGTTCGAGGGCCTTCTGGAAGCAGTCCATCGCCTCATCGTCGCGTCCGAGTTTGATTTCGAGCTCCGCCATCTGCAGGTAGCTGTCGGGAAACTCGCCGTGCTTGTCCATCAACTGCTTGAGGGTGTCGATCGCCTGCTCATACTGGCCTGCCCTGTCCTGGGCTGCGACCAGGTCGTTCTGGAGGGCCCAGTTGTCCGGTTCGATGGTCAGGGCGACCTGGAATTCCCCGACGGCGCGGCGAGGCTGACCGCTGTTGAGCAGCAGGCAGCCGAGCGTCACCCGTGCCTCGGTGTCCATCGGGTCGATGTGGCAGAGCTGCTGATAGTGTTCGATGGCCCGTTCGATCTGTCCGCGGACCACCCAGA contains the following coding sequences:
- a CDS encoding tetratricopeptide repeat protein; the encoded protein is MSQLLEVLGKGLVSSLWCIFGKHLSRFEGKVEPLRIRLVERPNDPELLITAAVSCYRGGKYDQALLHLDRLAAQDAGYQTEIAMTRACVFEALGHRDKAIDVLKELDSRMEEPNAGVLFSIGELCETTERGDEAMEYYTRAAEISSSLYNAHQRLAAIWVVRGQIERAIEHYQQLCHIDPMDTEARVTLGCLLLNSGQPRRAVGEFQVALTIEPDNWALQNDLVAAQDRAGQYEQAIDTLKQLMDKHGEFPDSYLQMAELEIKLGRDDEAMDCFQKALELHPNYLEAIVKFGTHHLRMGRYIEAAETFSRAVETNDRLLNAYVGLAVAQQHAGWTDRAAETIDLAVAVEPNTTMLFGEIAKLELKASAAEKAQAYLKDDGDPAETGSELLRIQTDRFSEALQQCPNRADWHYRYGLLLKAQGHTAQAIGAFEEAVAINPHYVKAMVKLGLSLFELGETDRARSCLEQAVTLEPSYADLHYQLGLIYANQQSYYLAVEEFENSLKRNGGDVRVRVALAQALENIGMVDRARASWKAVLELAPHTEQAKLAEMALEN